Proteins from a single region of Mus pahari chromosome 2, PAHARI_EIJ_v1.1, whole genome shotgun sequence:
- the LOC110316138 gene encoding homeodomain-interacting protein kinase 2-like isoform X2, whose product MKTHQGMASHVQVFSPHTLQSSAFCSVKKLKVEPSSNWDMTGYGSHSKVYSQSKNIPPSQPASTTVSTSLPIPNPSLPYEQTIIFPGSTGHIVVTSASSTSVTGQVLGGPHNLMRRSTVSLLDTYQKCGLKRKSEEIENTSSVQIIEEHPPMIQNNASGATVATATTSTATSKNSGSNSEGDYQLVQHEVLCSMTNTYEVLEFLGRGTFGQVVKCWKRGTNEIVAIKILKNHPSYARQGQIEVSILARLSTESADDYNFVRAYECFQHKNHTCLVFEMLEQNLYDFLKQNKFSPLPLKYIRPVLQQVATALMKLKSLGLIHADLKPENIMLVDPSRQPYRVKVIDFGSASHVSKAVCSTYLQSRYYR is encoded by the coding sequence gTATGGCCTCACATGTGCAAGTTTTCTCCCCTCACACCCTTCAATCAAGTGCCTTCTGTAGTGTGAAGAAACTAAAAGTAGAGCCAAGTTCCAACTGGGACATGACTGGGTACGGCTCCCACAGCAAAGTGTACAGCCAGAGCAAGAACATACCACCTTCTCAGCCAGCCTCCACAACCGTCAGCACCTCCTTGCCAATCCCCAACCCAAGCCTACCGTACGAGCAGACCATCATCTTCCCAGGAAGTACTGGACACATAGTTGTAACATCAGCAAGTAGCACTTCTGTCACCGGGCAAGTCCTCGGTGGACCACATAACCTAATGCGTCGAAGCACTGTGAGCCTCCTTGACACCTACCAAAAATGTGGACTCAAGCGCAAGAGTGAGGAGATTGAGAACACAAGCAGCGTGCAGATCATTGAAGAGCATCCACCCATGATTCAGAATAATGCCAGCGGGGCCACTGTAGCCACTGCCACCACATCCACTGCCACCTCCAAAAACAGTGGCTCCAACAGTGAAGGGGACTATCAGCTGGTGCAGCATGAAGTACTGTGCTCCATGACCAACACCTATGAGGTTTTAGAGTTCTTGGGGAGAGGGACATTTGGGCAAGTGGTCAAGTGCTGGAAACGGGGCACCAATGAAATTGTGGCCATTAAGATCCTAAAGAACCACCCCTCCTATGCCCGGCAAGGCCAGATTGAAGTGAGCATCTTGGCCCGGCTGAGCACGGAGAGCGCTGATGACTACAATTTTGTGCGGGCCTATGAGTGCTTCCAGCACAAGAACCACACATGCTTAGTCTTTGAGATGTTGGAGCAGAACCTTTATGACTTTCTGAAACAGAACAAGTTTAGTCCCTTGCCCCTCAAGTATATTCGCCCAGTCCTCCAGCAGGTAGCCACAGCCCTGATGAAACTCAAAAGCCTGGGTCTTatccatgctgacctcaaaccAGAAAACATCATGCTGGTGGATCCATCCAGACAGCCGTACCGGGTGAAGGTCATTGACTTTGGTTCAGCTAGTCATGTGTCTAAAGCTGTCTGCTCTACGTACTTGCAATCCAGATACTACCGGTAA
- the LOC110316138 gene encoding homeodomain-interacting protein kinase 2-like isoform X1 has product MAPVYEGMASHVQVFSPHTLQSSAFCSVKKLKVEPSSNWDMTGYGSHSKVYSQSKNIPPSQPASTTVSTSLPIPNPSLPYEQTIIFPGSTGHIVVTSASSTSVTGQVLGGPHNLMRRSTVSLLDTYQKCGLKRKSEEIENTSSVQIIEEHPPMIQNNASGATVATATTSTATSKNSGSNSEGDYQLVQHEVLCSMTNTYEVLEFLGRGTFGQVVKCWKRGTNEIVAIKILKNHPSYARQGQIEVSILARLSTESADDYNFVRAYECFQHKNHTCLVFEMLEQNLYDFLKQNKFSPLPLKYIRPVLQQVATALMKLKSLGLIHADLKPENIMLVDPSRQPYRVKVIDFGSASHVSKAVCSTYLQSRYYR; this is encoded by the coding sequence gTATGGCCTCACATGTGCAAGTTTTCTCCCCTCACACCCTTCAATCAAGTGCCTTCTGTAGTGTGAAGAAACTAAAAGTAGAGCCAAGTTCCAACTGGGACATGACTGGGTACGGCTCCCACAGCAAAGTGTACAGCCAGAGCAAGAACATACCACCTTCTCAGCCAGCCTCCACAACCGTCAGCACCTCCTTGCCAATCCCCAACCCAAGCCTACCGTACGAGCAGACCATCATCTTCCCAGGAAGTACTGGACACATAGTTGTAACATCAGCAAGTAGCACTTCTGTCACCGGGCAAGTCCTCGGTGGACCACATAACCTAATGCGTCGAAGCACTGTGAGCCTCCTTGACACCTACCAAAAATGTGGACTCAAGCGCAAGAGTGAGGAGATTGAGAACACAAGCAGCGTGCAGATCATTGAAGAGCATCCACCCATGATTCAGAATAATGCCAGCGGGGCCACTGTAGCCACTGCCACCACATCCACTGCCACCTCCAAAAACAGTGGCTCCAACAGTGAAGGGGACTATCAGCTGGTGCAGCATGAAGTACTGTGCTCCATGACCAACACCTATGAGGTTTTAGAGTTCTTGGGGAGAGGGACATTTGGGCAAGTGGTCAAGTGCTGGAAACGGGGCACCAATGAAATTGTGGCCATTAAGATCCTAAAGAACCACCCCTCCTATGCCCGGCAAGGCCAGATTGAAGTGAGCATCTTGGCCCGGCTGAGCACGGAGAGCGCTGATGACTACAATTTTGTGCGGGCCTATGAGTGCTTCCAGCACAAGAACCACACATGCTTAGTCTTTGAGATGTTGGAGCAGAACCTTTATGACTTTCTGAAACAGAACAAGTTTAGTCCCTTGCCCCTCAAGTATATTCGCCCAGTCCTCCAGCAGGTAGCCACAGCCCTGATGAAACTCAAAAGCCTGGGTCTTatccatgctgacctcaaaccAGAAAACATCATGCTGGTGGATCCATCCAGACAGCCGTACCGGGTGAAGGTCATTGACTTTGGTTCAGCTAGTCATGTGTCTAAAGCTGTCTGCTCTACGTACTTGCAATCCAGATACTACCGGTAA